A single genomic interval of Nonomuraea rubra harbors:
- a CDS encoding aldo/keto reductase, producing MNTRTLGREGLQVSALGLGCMGMSEFYGQGDEKESIAVIHRALDLGMNFLDTADMYGRGANEELVGRAIRDRRAEVVLATKFGIKRDGATRTVENSPEYIRAACDASLRRLGVDHIDLYYMHRRNPAVPVEESVGAMAELVRQGKVRHLGLSEVNADTLRKAVAVHPIAALQSEYSLFTRGLEAEILPAARELGIGLVAYSPISRGLLSATMPSADELPADDFRRNLPRNTGENAEHNRALAAEIKKIADAAGVTAAQLSLAWLLAQGEDIVPIPGTKRLKYLEENAAAADVTLTPEQLGALAAAVPADAVRGARYPSMQEIEL from the coding sequence ATGAACACCCGTACTCTCGGCAGGGAAGGCCTCCAGGTCTCCGCGCTCGGGCTCGGCTGCATGGGCATGTCCGAGTTCTACGGCCAGGGGGACGAGAAGGAGTCGATCGCGGTCATTCACCGCGCCCTCGACCTTGGCATGAATTTTCTGGACACCGCCGACATGTACGGCCGCGGCGCCAACGAGGAGCTGGTCGGCCGCGCCATCAGGGACCGGCGCGCCGAGGTCGTGCTGGCCACCAAGTTCGGCATCAAGCGCGACGGCGCCACCCGCACCGTCGAGAACAGCCCCGAATACATCAGGGCCGCGTGCGACGCCTCGCTCCGGCGCCTCGGCGTCGACCACATCGACCTGTACTACATGCACCGCCGCAACCCCGCCGTCCCCGTCGAGGAGTCGGTCGGCGCCATGGCCGAGCTGGTACGGCAGGGCAAGGTACGGCATCTCGGCCTGTCGGAGGTGAACGCCGACACCCTGCGCAAGGCCGTCGCCGTGCATCCGATCGCGGCCCTGCAGAGCGAGTACTCGCTGTTCACCAGGGGCCTGGAGGCGGAGATCCTGCCGGCGGCCAGGGAGCTGGGGATCGGGCTGGTGGCGTACTCGCCGATCAGCCGCGGCCTGCTGTCGGCCACGATGCCCAGCGCCGACGAGCTGCCCGCCGACGACTTCCGCCGCAACCTGCCGCGCAACACCGGCGAGAACGCCGAGCACAACCGGGCGCTGGCGGCCGAGATCAAGAAGATCGCGGACGCGGCCGGGGTGACGGCCGCCCAGCTCTCCCTGGCCTGGCTGCTCGCCCAGGGCGAGGACATCGTGCCGATCCCCGGCACCAAGCGGCTGAAGTACCTGGAGGAGAACGCCGCCGCCGCGGACGTCACGCTCACGCCCGAGCAGCTCGGCGCGCTGGCCGCCGCCGTGCCCGCGGACGCGGTGCGCGGCGCCCGTTACCCCAGCATGCAGGAGATCGAGCTCTAG
- a CDS encoding MerR family transcriptional regulator, with protein sequence MTIQEAAQRSGLSAHTLRYYERIGLIHSVGRNTSGHRDYAEEDLQWLEFLTKLRTTGMPIADMCRYAELRRMGPHTAGERRQMLELHRERVSARIAQLGQDLKVLDYKIDNYRRGQVA encoded by the coding sequence ATGACGATCCAGGAGGCCGCGCAGCGGTCCGGCCTGAGCGCTCACACGCTGCGGTATTACGAGCGGATCGGGCTGATCCACTCCGTGGGACGCAACACCAGCGGCCACCGCGACTACGCGGAGGAGGACCTCCAGTGGCTGGAGTTCCTCACCAAGCTGCGCACGACCGGCATGCCGATCGCCGACATGTGCCGGTACGCGGAGCTGCGCCGGATGGGGCCGCACACCGCCGGCGAGCGCAGGCAGATGCTGGAGCTGCACCGTGAGCGCGTCAGCGCCAGGATCGCCCAGCTCGGCCAGGACCTGAAGGTGCTGGACTACAAGATCGACAACTACCGCAGGGGGCAAGTGGCATGA